A genomic segment from Maridesulfovibrio ferrireducens encodes:
- a CDS encoding methyl-accepting chemotaxis protein, protein MTIRIKLWLIGLLAILGLVTIFTVNYVGEKLINKAMTIEENAVNADIYLLQTRRQEKNFLMRKETLYLDRMKSNSEKMVQYLKKIDDPNLQKISIEGIKHSSIYMSAFSQISDDYISLGLTHKDGVQGKLRDAIRNVEKDLLEEGNSFKASINMLRRYEKNFMMWVEVEQLENFKSIMTDLVSKINGSYFTEERKQELLLHLDEYQRNMDEYARLTIKIKKDDVKFIQIARQMEPILKKLTTEAGAFLENQQNLISTIVISVEIATTLLLLIAITLIIKSILNPLNALEKCALQVSEGYYKACSEMELTGELESLRFTMAQMIVKLELSMKEAQQKSVEANAQAEKAEQSMLEAHKEKEYATSLIDKMSIISGEIETITVDLNTATEELSEQSREIKTGADNQKDRTHETATAIEQMNATILEVAGSSASASSGTEEATQKANEGFTIVEQVVTSTDKVQEHTASLKNALAEHSHQAESIGQIMGVISDIADQTNLLALNAAIEAARAGDAGRGFAVVADEVRKLAEKTMTATQEVGNAISRIQTGTASSISIMEATEESVRQCSDLATDAGQSLKTIVDIVNDSADQVRSIATATEEQSAACEQINVATMEINTISSETSESVDKSIHTVNSIKSLAGSLHSLIGKLNNCNN, encoded by the coding sequence ATGACAATTAGAATAAAATTATGGCTCATAGGCTTATTAGCAATCTTAGGATTAGTAACTATCTTCACAGTTAATTATGTTGGAGAAAAATTAATCAACAAAGCTATGACTATTGAGGAAAATGCTGTTAACGCAGACATTTATTTGTTGCAAACTCGCAGACAGGAAAAGAATTTCCTAATGCGTAAAGAAACTCTGTACCTTGATAGAATGAAATCAAATTCTGAAAAAATGGTGCAATATCTAAAAAAAATTGATGACCCTAATTTACAAAAAATTTCTATTGAAGGAATAAAACACTCTTCAATCTACATGTCTGCCTTTTCTCAAATATCGGATGATTATATAAGCCTCGGATTGACACATAAAGATGGAGTACAAGGTAAACTGCGTGATGCAATCCGTAATGTTGAAAAAGACTTACTTGAAGAAGGCAATTCATTTAAAGCCTCCATTAACATGCTGCGCCGCTATGAAAAGAATTTCATGATGTGGGTAGAAGTCGAACAACTCGAAAACTTCAAATCGATTATGACTGATCTGGTTTCTAAGATAAACGGATCATATTTTACAGAAGAAAGAAAACAAGAACTATTACTGCATCTCGATGAATACCAACGCAACATGGATGAATATGCCCGTCTTACAATAAAAATAAAAAAAGACGACGTTAAATTTATTCAAATAGCACGCCAAATGGAGCCGATCCTTAAAAAACTGACAACCGAGGCCGGCGCATTTCTTGAGAACCAACAAAATCTAATATCAACTATTGTAATAAGTGTTGAAATTGCGACAACTCTTTTACTGTTAATTGCAATAACACTTATTATAAAATCAATACTTAATCCGCTGAATGCACTTGAAAAATGCGCTCTGCAGGTAAGTGAAGGCTACTATAAAGCCTGTAGCGAAATGGAGCTTACAGGAGAACTGGAATCGCTTCGTTTCACCATGGCCCAAATGATTGTGAAACTCGAACTGAGCATGAAAGAAGCTCAGCAAAAAAGTGTTGAAGCTAATGCACAAGCCGAAAAAGCTGAGCAGTCCATGCTGGAAGCACATAAAGAAAAAGAATACGCAACCTCTCTAATTGATAAAATGTCAATAATTTCAGGAGAAATTGAGACTATTACTGTTGATCTGAATACAGCAACCGAAGAACTCTCCGAACAGAGCCGTGAAATAAAAACTGGTGCCGACAATCAAAAAGACCGCACCCATGAAACAGCTACAGCTATCGAGCAAATGAACGCAACAATCTTAGAAGTTGCAGGCAGTTCAGCAAGCGCATCAAGCGGAACAGAGGAAGCAACCCAAAAAGCAAACGAAGGTTTTACAATTGTAGAACAGGTTGTAACCTCCACAGATAAAGTTCAGGAACACACAGCTTCTTTAAAAAATGCCCTTGCTGAACACAGCCACCAAGCGGAATCAATAGGTCAAATTATGGGAGTTATTTCTGATATTGCCGACCAGACCAACCTGCTGGCATTAAATGCCGCAATTGAAGCTGCCCGTGCAGGTGATGCGGGACGAGGCTTTGCTGTCGTTGCAGACGAAGTGCGCAAACTTGCTGAAAAGACGATGACTGCCACACAGGAAGTCGGCAATGCAATTTCCCGCATCCAAACCGGCACAGCTTCGAGCATTTCTATAATGGAAGCAACTGAAGAGTCTGTCCGACAGTGCTCAGACCTTGCTACAGATGCAGGGCAATCTCTCAAAACTATCGTGGATATCGTTAATGACTCTGCTGATCAGGTTCGTTCTATTGCAACCGCAACAGAAGAGCAGTCCGCAGCCTGCGAACAAATAAATGTAGCAACCATGGAAATCAACACTATCTCTTCTGAAACATCAGAAAGCGTTGATAAATCAATTCATACTGTTAACAGCATTAAATCTCTTGCAGGATCTCTCCACTCATTGATAGGAAAACTAAATAATTGTAACAATTAA